From the genome of Nitrospiraceae bacterium:
GAGGAATTTAAAAGCATAATTAAAAAGAATAAGACAGTAACTCTGCTTTATTCTGCTTCGGATAAAGAACACAATAACGCTGTCGCGCTTGTAAAAATGCTCAAGTGGCGCGCCAGCTGAAGCAATTCCACAGGCGCTAAAGGCAAGCCTGGCGCAGATAGGTTTGGGCGCTTATCAACAGTAAACATATTTTTGTAGTTTTAATTTTAATTGAAAATATTGTTTGACATTTGGTTATTCCTTTTTGTATATTACGCTCATGAAAACATCAAAACCAAAATTCAAACCGTCTAAAAAGGATAAAAAACCTGCTGACAGCGCTGTAAAGAAAAACAGCTATGCACTTAAAGGTAGTATATGGATTGAAGGGGAAAGTGGAACATTTCTGGGTTATGGAAGGGTTATCCTTCTTGAAAGGATAAAACAATACGGTTCAATATCAGAGGCAGCAAAGTCCATGGAGATGTCTTACAGGCATGCATGGGAGCTTGTGGATTCCCTTAACCGTCAGGCAAAAAAACCTTTGGTTGAAACCTCTACAGGAGGCAGAGACGGCGGGGGTGCAGAACTTACAAA
Proteins encoded in this window:
- a CDS encoding LysR family transcriptional regulator, which produces MKTSKPKFKPSKKDKKPADSAVKKNSYALKGSIWIEGESGTFLGYGRVILLERIKQYGSISEAAKSMEMSYRHAWELVDSLNRQAKKPLVETSTGGRDGGGAELTNAGKRAIEIFWRLHERFKGFLKNEAKNLKF